In Halobacterium noricense, the genomic stretch CCGCCGCCCAAGCGGGCGCGGTCGGCACGTGGGAGTGGCACATCCCCGAGGACCGGTTCGTCGCGGGCACCTCGCTCGCACGCCTGTTCGGCATCGATCCCGAGCGCGCCCGCGAGGGCGTGCCGCTGGACGAATTCGTCGGCTCGATTCACGAGGACGACCGCGAGCGCGTCGCCGCCGCTATTGACGAAGCCGTCGAAACCTGTGGCGACTACGAGGAGGAGTACCGCGTCTACGACGCGGACGGCGACGTTCGTTGGATCGTCGCGCGCGGCCACGTCGAGTGCGAGGACGGCGAGCCGGTGACGTTCCCGGGCGCGATTACGGACATCACCGAGCAGAAGCGCGCCGAGCGCGAAATCGAACAGCACCGCGAGCAACTGGAGACGCTGTTCGAGGTGTTGCCGGTCGGCGTCGTCGTGGCGAACGACGACGGTGAACTCGTGGAGGCCAACGGTATCGCGAAACGCATCTGGGGTGGCGCGGACTTCGACGCCGAGTCCGTCGAGGAGTACGACCAGTACACGGCGTGGTGGGCGGATTCGGGCGAACGCGTCGAATCCGACGAATACGCTCTCGCGCGGGTGCTGGACGGCGAGCCGGTCGTCGAGCCCGACGTCTACGACATCGAGGGCGCGGACGGCTCCGAGCGCGTCATCGAGGTGCGCGGGATGCCGGTGTTCGACGACGGCGAGGTGGCGCGTGGCGTCATCACGATGACCGACGTCACCGAGCGCGCCGAACGCGACCGGACGCTCGAACGCCGCGCGCGCCAACAGCGGGTCGTCGCGGACCTCGGGCAGCGCGCGCTCGACACCGATGATCTCGACGAACTGATGGCGCAAGTCGCCGAGCAAGTTGCTGACGCTCTCGAAAACGACTACTGCAAGGTGTTGGACCTCGACGACGACGCGCGCGAACTGCTGTTGCGGCAGGGCGTCGGCTGGGACGACGGCGTCATCGGGAACGCCACCGTGGACGCCGACGACGACTCCCAGGCGGGGTACACGCTGCTCTCCGAGGAAGCCGTCGTCGTGGACGACCTCGCCGTCGAAGACCGATTCAGCGGCCCGGAGCTACTCACCTCCCACGACGTCGAGAGCGGCGTCAGCACCATCATCGGGTCGCCGGCGGAGCCGTGGGGCATCCTCGGCACCCACGACACCAGCCACAAGCAGTTCTCCGAGGAGGACGTCAACTTCGTGCAGAGCGTCGCCAACATCCTCGCAGACGCCATCGAGCGCGAGCGCTACGACGCCGAGCGCGAACAGCTCGTCGCGGATTTGGCGGAGTCTAACGAGCGCCTCGAACAGTTCGCGTACGCGGCCTCCCACGACCTCCAGGAGCCGCTCCGGATGGTGTCGAGCTACCTCTCGCTCATCGAGGACCGGTACGGCGACGCCCTCGACGAGGACGGCCGGGAGTTCCTCGACTACGCGGTCGACGGTGCCGACCGGATGCAGGAGATGATAGACGCGCTGCTCGAATACTCCCGCGTGGAGCGCGGCGCGGCGTTCGAATCCGTCGACCTCGACGCGGTGTTTGCGGACGTCTGCCGGGACTTCGAGGTGAAAATCGACGACAACGACGCGACCGTTGTCGCCGAGTCGCTGCCGACGGTCTCCGGCGACGAAGACCAACTCCGACAGGTGTTCGGGAACCTCCTGAGCAACGCCATCGAGTACAGCGAGGGGCCGCCGACGGTCCGCGTGGCCGTCGAGCGCGACGGCAACGAGTGGGTGTTCGCGGTCAGCGACGACGGCATCGGCATCGACCCCGACCACGCCGACCGCATCTTCGAGGTGTTCCAACGGCTCCACACGCACGACGAACACCCGGGGACGGGGGTCGGGCTGGCGCTCATCCAGCGCATCGTCGAGCGCCACGGCGGCGACGTCTGGGTGGAGTCGACGCCCGGCGAGGGGTCAACGTTTTACTTCAGTATCCCAGATAGAGGGCAACGCGATGATTGAGCACCGCGACGGCGAGCCCGTCGACATCCTGTTGGTCGAAGACAACCCCGGCGACGTGCGCCTCACGCGCGAGGCCTTCGAGGAAGCCCGCATCAACAACGACCTCCACGACGTCAACGACGGCGAAGCTGCGCTCGACTTCCTCCACCAGCGCGGCGACCACGCTGACGCCCCCCGCCCCGACTTGATGCTGCTCGATCTGAACCTCCCGAAAGTGGACGGCCTCGACGTCCTCGAAGCGGTGAAATCCCACGACGACCTGCGGACGATTCCGGTCGTCGTCCTCACGAGCTCCGAGGCCGAGGAGGACGTCCTGCAGAGCTACGAGCAGCACACGAACGCGTACCTCACGAAACCCATCGATCCCAACGAGTTCGTCGACGTGATTCGTTCGTTCGAGCGGTTCTGGTTGACGCTCGTCGAACTCCCACCGAGCCTCGACTGACACGCATGAGCGACGACCGTCCCCGAATCCTGCTGGTCGAGGACAACCCCGGAGACGCCCGCTACATCCGCGAACTGCTCGACGACGCCGTCTCGCTGGAAGCGCGCTCGTTCGACGGCGACACGCTCGTGGACCGTGGCGACACGGAGACGGCGGACCCGCTCGTCCACGAGACGCGCCTCGAAGCCGCCCTCGACCACCTCGACGACGCCGGGGCCGACGTCGTCCTCCTCGACCTCGGGCTCCCGGACAGCACAGGCCTGAAAACGCTCACGACGCTGCTCGACCACGAAGGAGGGGTCCCGGTCGTCGTCCTCACCGGGCTCACCGACCGCGAGGTCGGGAGGGAAGCGCTGCGCCGGGGTGCCGAGGAGTTCCTCGTGAAGGACGAAATCAACCCCGAGTTGCTCGTGCGCTCGATTCACCACGCCATCGAGCGGCGCGCGCACCGCCGCGAGCAGAAGCGCTACGAGACCCTCATCGAGGAGTCCACGGACGTCAACGCCATCGCGGACCCGGACGGGACGTTTCGGTACGTCACGCCATCCGTGGAGTACGTGCTCGGATACGACCCCGACGAGTTGGTCGGCGAGAACGCCTTCGACTACATCCATCCCGACGACCGCGTCGCGGTCCGCGAGGAGTTCGACCGGCTCACTGGGGACTCCGACTACCGTGCGACCGTCGACTTCCGGTTCCAGTCTGCGGACGGCTCGTGGGTGTTCCTGGACGCGCGCGGCCGCAACCTCCGCGACGAGCCCACGATAGACGGGTTCGTCGTGTACACCCGTGACGTCACCGAGCAACGCGAGTACGAGCGCCAACTGGAGTCCCAACGCGAGCGCCTCGCTGCGCTGAACCAGCTGAACGACGTCGTCCACGGGGTCGCGGGCGCGGTTGTCGACCAGTCCACACGCGAGGAAATCGAGCGCATCGCCTGCGAGCGCCTCGCGGAGTCGCCGTCCTACGAGTTCGCGTGGGTCGGTGAACCCGACCCCGAAACCCAGGCGGTGAACGTGCGCGCGAGCGCCGGCACCGACGGCTACCTCGACGAAGTGTCGCTGTCCGTCGACCCCGACAACTCGGCCAGCGAAGGCCCGACGGGGCGCGCGCTGCGAACCGGCGAGATGCAGACCGTCCTCGACGTCCACGACGACCGCAACTACGAGCAGTGGCGCGACGTCGCCGACGACTACGACTTCCAGTCGTCGGCCGCCATCCCGATTCGCTACGAAGACACCACGTACGGCGTGTTGAACGTGTACGCCGACCGTTCGGACGCGTTCCGCGAGCAGGAGCGGACCGTCGTCGAGCACCTCGGCCACCTCGTCGGGCACGCCATCGCGGCCGCCGAGCGCAAGCAGGCGCTGATGAGCGACGCGGTCGTGGAACTGGAGTTCCGGATTCGGGAGATTGCGGACGCGATTGGTGCCGGTACCGCGCCGGAGATACCGATAGAGCTGGAACGGACGATTTCCGTCGACGAGAACCAGTTCCTCGTCTACGGGACGGTCGCTGCGGACGGAATCAGCGAGGTCGAACGGCTGGCGGAGACGGTATCGTTCTGGGAGTCGGTCACCGTCGTCGGCGAGGTCGTCGACGGCGTCCGATTCGAACTCCGTCTCTCGGACCCGCCGCTGATGTCGGAGGTGGCGTCGCTGGGCGGGTCGGTCCGCCGGGTCGTCATCGGCGAGGACCTCCGGATGACCGCCCAGTTCCCGCAGGATACGGACGTGCGGGAGGTCGTCGACGCGCTCCAGAACGAATACGACTCCGCGGAGGCGGTGGCGCGCCGTCAGGTCACCGAGCGCGACCAGCGACCCGGTCGCCTCGCCGACGTCTGGTCGGACGCGCTGACGGACCGCCAGCGCACCGTCGTCGAGACCGCGTACTTCTCGGGGTTCTTCGAGTGGCCACGCGCGACCAGTGGTGAGGAGGTCGCGGAGTCCCTGGATATCTCCGGGCCGACGTTCTCACAGCACCTGCGCGCCGCCGAGCACAAGATATTCGCGCGCCTCGTCGGCGACGACCCCGGGGATTCGGCGTCGTCGAGCTAGAACTGCTGGAGCGAGAGCGGCACTGACCCCTTCGTGTAGCCGTCCACGGAGCCGTCCGGCCGCACGCGGAAGACGACCGCGGGCCGGTGGCCGACGTCGGGCTGTTCGCCGCGGACGCGACGCCACTCGTCGTCGGGGAACGACGAGCAGTCCACGAACAGGACGGCACCGCCGCCGTGGGCTTCCAGTTGGCCGCTGGTCTTCGTCTCCGCGGTCTCCTTGACCGCCCGAATCGGCGTGTTGGCGGCGCGGTCGTTCGTCGGGACCGGCCGCGTCACCTCCACGAGGACGCCGTGTTCGCCCTCGCGGTCCGCGCGGAAGTCCAGAGAGTGCCCGGTCGTCACTTCGATTTCGGGCGTGATTTCGTAGCCGGCTTCGTGGAGCAGCCACGCGGCGTGGAACTCGCTCATCGCGGCGCTCGCGCGGGCCATATCGAGGAACTCGGAGGTGCCGAGTTTGCCCGCCATCACGTGTCGCTCGTCGTCGAGGACGCCGGTGTCGAGGAACTCCTCGTAGAACGCGAGCGCGTCTTCGGGGTCGGCGTCCGGGAAGCCCGCGGCGTGCTCGCTGAAGAACGCGCGCGTCGTCTCGCGGCCGTCCTTCGACATGAACACGGGGAGGAAGAACCACGACAGCGTCGGGTACGCCGAGAGCCACGGGTCCTCGTCGTGGAGTTCCTCGAGGAGTTCCCGCTGGGCCCACTCGGAGACCGCCTCGGGGGCTTCGGCGAACGACTGTTTGTCCGTCCGCCACAGCACTTCCGGCGTCTCGGTGTTGCCGAGCCACCACCCGCCGTCGTGGTTCCAGCAGAACAGCGCGGTGTCGCCGTTGTCCATGTCGAAGCGCCGCGCATCGTACCCGGCGGGGGGTTTGAACCACGGCGTCGAACTCGTCGCGCCGAGGTTGTCGTCGAGGTCCCGGTAGAGCTGGTCGTGGACGCGGTCGGCACTCCACGACGCGTTCGACCGCCGGAACCGCAACGGTTTCGCCACACGTAGAATTGGTCCGCGGCAGGGATGAGTCTGTCGTCGGCGCGCTGGCCGGTGGTTAGACGAGTTCGAGTTCGTCGGGCCGGTAGGTGACGGCGTCGCGGCCGTAGTCGTCGAAGCGCACGACGATTTGTGGGTCGTCGCTGCCGGGCCGGACGTCGGTGACGACGCCATCGTCGCCGAAGTGCTGGTGGTGGTCGTAGCCGTGGACCGCGAGCTTCGCCTTGTCCGCTGACTGCCGCGTGACGCGTACTGGTTGCCCCAGCCGCAGGTCTGGATCTGACTTCGAGCGTGCCATGATAATCCATAACACACCGCTCGTTATGAGTGTTGTGGCGATTTCGCCGGTTCGTGCGAATATATTCGGGAGAACACGCTCCCGCCGGGACGGCCAACTGTCGACTGCGATGGCAGCGAAAACACTCGATTTGCGGGAGGTACCGCCGCCCGAACGCCACCCCAAGATACACGACGCGTTCGAAGGGTTAGACAGCGGCGAAGCGCTCGAACTCGTCAACGACCACGAGCCCAAGCCTCTGTTCTACGAGATGCAGGCGGAAGTCGAGGCCTTCGACGCGGACGCCTAC encodes the following:
- a CDS encoding bacterio-opsin activator domain-containing protein; translated protein: MSDDRPRILLVEDNPGDARYIRELLDDAVSLEARSFDGDTLVDRGDTETADPLVHETRLEAALDHLDDAGADVVLLDLGLPDSTGLKTLTTLLDHEGGVPVVVLTGLTDREVGREALRRGAEEFLVKDEINPELLVRSIHHAIERRAHRREQKRYETLIEESTDVNAIADPDGTFRYVTPSVEYVLGYDPDELVGENAFDYIHPDDRVAVREEFDRLTGDSDYRATVDFRFQSADGSWVFLDARGRNLRDEPTIDGFVVYTRDVTEQREYERQLESQRERLAALNQLNDVVHGVAGAVVDQSTREEIERIACERLAESPSYEFAWVGEPDPETQAVNVRASAGTDGYLDEVSLSVDPDNSASEGPTGRALRTGEMQTVLDVHDDRNYEQWRDVADDYDFQSSAAIPIRYEDTTYGVLNVYADRSDAFREQERTVVEHLGHLVGHAIAAAERKQALMSDAVVELEFRIREIADAIGAGTAPEIPIELERTISVDENQFLVYGTVAADGISEVERLAETVSFWESVTVVGEVVDGVRFELRLSDPPLMSEVASLGGSVRRVVIGEDLRMTAQFPQDTDVREVVDALQNEYDSAEAVARRQVTERDQRPGRLADVWSDALTDRQRTVVETAYFSGFFEWPRATSGEEVAESLDISGPTFSQHLRAAEHKIFARLVGDDPGDSASSS
- a CDS encoding response regulator, producing the protein MIEHRDGEPVDILLVEDNPGDVRLTREAFEEARINNDLHDVNDGEAALDFLHQRGDHADAPRPDLMLLDLNLPKVDGLDVLEAVKSHDDLRTIPVVVLTSSEAEEDVLQSYEQHTNAYLTKPIDPNEFVDVIRSFERFWLTLVELPPSLD
- a CDS encoding DUF2249 domain-containing protein — translated: MAAKTLDLREVPPPERHPKIHDAFEGLDSGEALELVNDHEPKPLFYEMQAEVEAFDADAYEVEQRGPSEFVAKLPKV
- a CDS encoding DUF5784 family protein, with translation MAKPLRFRRSNASWSADRVHDQLYRDLDDNLGATSSTPWFKPPAGYDARRFDMDNGDTALFCWNHDGGWWLGNTETPEVLWRTDKQSFAEAPEAVSEWAQRELLEELHDEDPWLSAYPTLSWFFLPVFMSKDGRETTRAFFSEHAAGFPDADPEDALAFYEEFLDTGVLDDERHVMAGKLGTSEFLDMARASAAMSEFHAAWLLHEAGYEITPEIEVTTGHSLDFRADREGEHGVLVEVTRPVPTNDRAANTPIRAVKETAETKTSGQLEAHGGGAVLFVDCSSFPDDEWRRVRGEQPDVGHRPAVVFRVRPDGSVDGYTKGSVPLSLQQF
- a CDS encoding PAS domain-containing sensor histidine kinase, which gives rise to MEAAAQAGAVGTWEWHIPEDRFVAGTSLARLFGIDPERAREGVPLDEFVGSIHEDDRERVAAAIDEAVETCGDYEEEYRVYDADGDVRWIVARGHVECEDGEPVTFPGAITDITEQKRAEREIEQHREQLETLFEVLPVGVVVANDDGELVEANGIAKRIWGGADFDAESVEEYDQYTAWWADSGERVESDEYALARVLDGEPVVEPDVYDIEGADGSERVIEVRGMPVFDDGEVARGVITMTDVTERAERDRTLERRARQQRVVADLGQRALDTDDLDELMAQVAEQVADALENDYCKVLDLDDDARELLLRQGVGWDDGVIGNATVDADDDSQAGYTLLSEEAVVVDDLAVEDRFSGPELLTSHDVESGVSTIIGSPAEPWGILGTHDTSHKQFSEEDVNFVQSVANILADAIERERYDAEREQLVADLAESNERLEQFAYAASHDLQEPLRMVSSYLSLIEDRYGDALDEDGREFLDYAVDGADRMQEMIDALLEYSRVERGAAFESVDLDAVFADVCRDFEVKIDDNDATVVAESLPTVSGDEDQLRQVFGNLLSNAIEYSEGPPTVRVAVERDGNEWVFAVSDDGIGIDPDHADRIFEVFQRLHTHDEHPGTGVGLALIQRIVERHGGDVWVESTPGEGSTFYFSIPDRGQRDD